A genomic stretch from Gardnerella leopoldii includes:
- the miaA gene encoding tRNA (adenosine(37)-N6)-dimethylallyltransferase MiaA → MSENKQDNIPKVISIVGPTASGKTSLGIALAKKLAERGIRAEIINADAYQMYRYMDIGTAKASAQEQAEVPHHLLDIIDPEETMTVARFQTLARQCISELQSRGVRPILVGGSGLYARAAVDDITFPGTDESIRAALEERERKEGAGALFDELQRKDPVAAAHMDARNPRRTIRALEVIELTGKPYSATLPKYKYVIDCVQIGLDLRREDLDKRVDLRTQIMREQGFVDEVRAIRGRLGVTAARALGYQQIMDYLDGVWSEDEAFADIAQKTRRLARKQMGWFGRDARIYWLDALRPDLAEAALAIVDAADAGEFDCNSSDATEHATQHHLGDAFDA, encoded by the coding sequence TTGTCTGAAAATAAGCAGGATAATATTCCTAAAGTAATTTCAATAGTTGGTCCTACAGCTTCAGGCAAAACTAGTCTTGGTATTGCGCTTGCGAAAAAATTAGCTGAGCGCGGGATTCGTGCGGAAATCATCAACGCAGACGCGTATCAAATGTATCGTTACATGGATATTGGCACGGCTAAGGCGAGTGCGCAGGAGCAGGCGGAAGTACCACACCATTTGCTTGACATTATTGATCCTGAAGAAACGATGACGGTTGCGCGCTTTCAAACTTTGGCAAGGCAGTGTATTAGTGAGTTGCAATCGCGTGGTGTGAGGCCGATTTTAGTTGGAGGATCGGGATTGTATGCTCGTGCTGCTGTGGATGATATTACATTTCCAGGCACGGATGAGTCTATTCGTGCAGCTTTGGAGGAGCGCGAGCGCAAAGAAGGAGCAGGTGCGCTTTTTGATGAGTTGCAACGAAAGGATCCGGTTGCTGCGGCTCATATGGATGCGCGCAATCCGCGACGTACAATTCGCGCGCTTGAAGTGATTGAGCTTACAGGAAAGCCTTATTCCGCAACGCTTCCGAAGTATAAGTATGTGATTGATTGCGTGCAAATTGGCTTAGATTTGCGTCGTGAAGATTTAGATAAGCGCGTGGATTTACGTACGCAAATTATGCGTGAGCAGGGTTTTGTGGATGAGGTGCGCGCAATTCGAGGGCGATTGGGTGTGACTGCAGCTCGTGCTCTTGGCTACCAGCAGATTATGGATTATTTGGATGGCGTTTGGAGTGAGGATGAGGCTTTTGCGGATATTGCGCAAAAAACTCGACGACTTGCACGCAAACAAATGGGTTGGTTTGGTAGGGATGCACGCATTTACTGGTTGGACGCGTTGCGACCGGATCTTGCGGAAGCTGCGCTCGCGATTGTTGATGCTGCGGATGCGGGGGAGTTTGATTGCAATAGTTCTGACGCTACTGAGCACGCTACTCAGCACCATCTCGGAGATGCTTTTGACGCTTAG
- a CDS encoding GTP pyrophosphokinase, with product MILDRHNRVNAAELYARLHSNEAANESNNLSSNVSNTKNQQNCSQCDKTNSLMLPEDQIDEFVNMMQIYEGAMYEISTKLEILDSEFQVRFSHDPIHHMERRLKSVHSIFEKLQRRHLDISTRSIRDNLFDVAGIRVICNYCDDVYSVAQYLSKQTDIQVLQVKDYIKNPKPNGYRSLHVIYAVPVFLSSGAHYTPVEVQFRTIAMDYWASLEHALRYKAGLPDAKLAEHSQTLLDCAHSLQNIETQMQGIHRDINGAPQVEEAPNSKA from the coding sequence GTGATACTTGATCGTCATAACCGCGTAAACGCAGCAGAACTCTATGCGCGTCTTCATAGCAACGAAGCAGCTAATGAAAGCAACAATTTAAGTAGCAATGTAAGCAATACAAAAAATCAACAAAATTGCTCCCAATGCGACAAAACTAATTCGCTTATGCTTCCTGAAGACCAAATCGACGAATTTGTAAACATGATGCAAATTTACGAAGGAGCAATGTACGAAATAAGTACAAAGCTCGAGATTCTAGATAGCGAATTTCAGGTGCGATTCTCTCACGACCCAATTCACCACATGGAACGCCGTCTTAAATCAGTGCACTCAATTTTTGAGAAGCTGCAAAGGCGTCATCTAGATATTTCCACACGCTCTATACGTGATAATCTTTTCGACGTAGCTGGAATTCGCGTAATTTGCAACTACTGCGACGATGTGTATTCTGTAGCACAATATCTTTCTAAACAAACAGACATTCAAGTATTGCAAGTTAAGGATTATATTAAGAATCCAAAACCTAATGGATACCGCAGTTTGCACGTAATTTATGCAGTTCCTGTGTTCTTGTCTTCTGGAGCACACTACACGCCAGTTGAAGTGCAATTCCGAACTATTGCGATGGATTATTGGGCTAGCTTGGAGCACGCTTTAAGATACAAAGCCGGTTTGCCAGATGCAAAGTTGGCTGAACACTCTCAAACTTTGCTCGATTGCGCGCATAGCTTGCAAAATATTGAAACACAAATGCAAGGTATTCACCGCGATATTAATGGTGCTCCTCAAGTTGAAGAGGCACCTAATAGTAAGGCATAA